DNA sequence from the Penicillium psychrofluorescens genome assembly, chromosome: 3 genome:
AAAATTCTCCAGGTGTTGCGACACAATGGGCAGCACCCGATACAAGAGTTTCTTCGCCCCTTCCACAGCCGGTCGCTGAGGTCGGTGCAGACCCTGTTCTTGCGGGGCAATGCGCAAGTAGAGCCAAAGGAGGGTGGCCAAGTAGGCCAGGCCGAGATAGCTCTGGTGAGGGAGGAGAGCCGAGTGCCGCTCTGGGTAAATACTCTCCGGTCCAATCAGCCGACACCCCAGGGGCAAACAGCCATCCCACTGCTTCAAATCTACCACCAGCTGTTGCGCAAAGGCGGCCGCTTCCGGGCCCGTggatgcgcttcttcggGCATCATTCAGAACGCTAGCCAGTTCGACCAGCCGATTGAAGCAGCTTAGAGCCAGCAGGGGTCCTCGGCGCGGCGGATTCTTGCCCTGTGGAGCACCGGTGAGATCCGACCAAGAATTCCATTCCTCCAATCCATCTTCCTCCAAGAGACCAACAGCTCCCAGGTCTCTCGAATGCATGCAGGGACTCCGAGATAGGCGGAAAGAGAGCAACGAATCGACCACAAAGCATCCCAAGAAGACCGCTTTGCCTTGTTTGAATTCGTCAGACCGCTGAGTGTCCGAAGAGGCACCCAATCCCATCGCGACGGCCATATGGTGCGCTTGACCACAGAGAAGCCAAGCGGGGTTCCAATCCTCGATACCCATGTTCACCAAAGTCAGGAGCAACAGTGCCTGAACATGACCTAGCTCGTAGCGTTCCTTCTCTGATGGTATAAGACTTCGGGAAACGGCATAGTATTCTTTTACGAGCGAGAGGACTCCAGTGGGATCGGCCCGTGGGGTTGTTTGCGATTGGGTAATGGTGTAGCTCAGAATGGCCCACAAGACAGCGTGGTCCCCGGACCCGGGGGAGGAGGACGCGACAGAGAAGGGGGCGTTGGCGTAGAGGTAGGAGGCACGGAGGATGTTGTGTTTGGCGACAATGGGGAACCATGAGTGAGTGGTGGCGAAATAGATATCTAGGAGGTGCGCGGTTTGAGGCGGCAGTTGCAGCGTAGGGAGACTGCTGCTTGTTGAATGCGCGAGCCCCCGGCCATTTGAACCCCGACGGGCCCTCTTCGCACCGGGAGACATGCGGCTCGATGGCTCCAGCACGCGCGGAGCTTCGGGGCCCAGCGGGGTTGAACCTCTCGCAACGCGGAATCCCCATTTGccgccgtcgtcgtcgtgtTGGTTGCGCGATCGCTTCCCCGCGAGCGGCGTACGAGGGGCCTCCGAGCTGgacagcatcttctccagctccccgTACAACCCGCTGGTCTTCCAGGCTTCATGCAAGCTGTCGGAGGAACTGCCATCCGTCCACAACGACATCAGCTGTCCTCGGCGATTGGCGGAATCCGTCGTGGTGCCTAGCATGGACAGCATGGTGTCTTCGAAGCCCTCGATATTGCACAGTGCCAGCGCCCACAGCTTTTCCAAGCCTCGAACGTAGCCCTCGGGCAACCCGCGTTTCTTCGCATGGGGGTCGTATGAGCAGGTCTGGCCCGATGCTTGGCAGGCCGAACAGGTGGGACGAACGCCATCACATTTGTCCTGCGAACGTTCAATGGGTATCAGCGATCGGCCCTTGGATGCGCGCCCCCGGAGAGTCACGACTCACCTTCTTGCTGCGACACCGGTCGCATGCTCTCGATACCCTCTTGCGTCGAGGGACTTGGTCGGGGCCCTCATCCATGAAGAGGGACGGTTACGGCCAGGAGCATCGCTCGTAGCGACAGGTAGATGAGGTtgaggggaaggggaaaggggaCAGGGGCGACCAAAAGAATGATTTTAGATGGAGCTGTCGCGCCGCAGGGCCGATATGAAAGTTCCGACCGGGAAAGGAAATCGGGAGTCAAATCGGctcggaggagctggaagatcCCCACGTCTCCACAATGTCTCCTCCACTATCATTTGCTTGATCTTTGCTGTACAGATTCTTGATCCTGCGCTATCCAGACGCACTTGGTCCCTAATTATCTCGATA
Encoded proteins:
- a CDS encoding uncharacterized protein (ID:PFLUO_004198-T1.cds;~source:funannotate); its protein translation is MDEGPDQVPRRKRVSRACDRCRSKKDKCDGVRPTCSACQASGQTCSYDPHAKKRGLPEGYVRGLEKLWALALCNIEGFEDTMLSMLGTTTDSANRRGQLMSLWTDGSSSDSLHEAWKTSGLYGELEKMLSSSEAPRTPLAGKRSRNQHDDDGGKWGFRVARGSTPLGPEAPRVLEPSSRMSPGAKRARRGSNGRGLAHSTSSSLPTLQLPPQTAHLLDIYFATTHSWFPIVAKHNILRASYLYANAPFSVASSSPGSGDHAVLWAILSYTITQSQTTPRADPTGVLSLVKEYYAVSRSLIPSEKERYELGHVQALLLLTLVNMGIEDWNPAWLLCGQAHHMAVAMGLGASSDTQRSDEFKQGKAVFLGCFVVDSLLSFRLSRSPCMHSRDLGAVGLLEEDGLEEWNSWSDLTGAPQGKNPPRRGPLLALSCFNRLVELASVLNDARRSASTGPEAAAFAQQLVVDLKQWDGCLPLGCRLIGPESIYPERHSALLPHQSYLGLAYLATLLWLYLRIAPQEQGLHRPQRPAVEGAKKLLYRVLPIVSQHLENFPMCGLPPLFEFSMHTITTEALTFHNTIESDTFPFVRWADALHQKTAELSPMWPVYHSLVSTIERWQQSKELPGAVSSGSQALIRHTPGLAPLSQPPLATDAPMHPPGAVRGGLGSMGERDYGSSVMGISIPADGQYMTPKDSMMDILSDKIPPRSGPDPMFPPGSAHPQPPTPDSSTSNAMMAGNVPPSDGMVFNPTSTDYNAGDMDAIFKDLAYLDTTEWATSREAGLKDFGFLDDSTFQAFCHDPDRLAGSQPLVHPPSIADMWPPPRFFPETFQEVPDETMGGG